The following nucleotide sequence is from Deltaproteobacteria bacterium.
CTTCGATGAAATCACCGGCGGGACGCCTGTGCGGGGTTTGATCGAACCCTTGCCGCGGACCGGCGGGAGAAATAATAACGGCCGCATTACCAGTCGGCATCAGGGGGGCGGGCATAAACGCCAATATCGCCGGATTGATTTTAAACGGGAAAAAATAGACATCCCGGCCAAAGTGGCCGGAATAGAATACGATCCCAATCGCTCCACCCGGATCGCCTTACTGCATTATGTCGATGGTGAAAAGCGCTATATCCTGGCCCCCAATCATCTCCGGGTGGGGGATCGGGTGATCAGCAGTGTCCGGGCCGATATTAAGCCCGGCAACGCTTTGCCCATCGCCAATATCCCTCTGGGTACGACTATCCACAATATCGAATTAAGGCCTGGTTGCGGCGGGCAAATGGCGCGTAGCGCCGGGACCTATGCCCAATTGATGGCCAAAGAAGACAAATACGGGCAAATCAAGCTCCCCTCCGGCGAAGTGCGCAAGGTTTTACTGACCTGCCGGGCGACCATCGGACAGTGCGGCCATCTTTTGCATGAAAGGATCACCCTGGGAAAGGCCGGCCGGAGCCGGTGGCTGGGTAAAAGACCCAAAGTGCGCGGGGTAGCTATGAATCCGGTGGATCATCCCCATGGGGGGGGAGAGGGCAAATCCTCCGGGGGCCGTCATCCGGTAACCCCTTGGGGGGTACCGACCAAAGGATTCAAGACCCGGAAGAAAAAGGCGAGTGATCGCCTGATCGTTAAAAAGAGAAAAACACAATAACCAATTGCGGATTGTGGATTGCGGATTGCGGAATAACAGGGATAAGGCCGCAATCGCCGATCTAAAATCCGCCATGCGAATAAACGAATTTGGATTGGGGAATGAAAATTGGATTCCGAAATCCGAAATCCGAAATCCGCAATTGAATGGGGGGTATAGGTGGCACGTTCATTAAAAAAAGGGCCTTATGTCGATGGACCTTTATTGAAAAAAGTTGAGGAATCCCAGGAGGCCAAGAGCCGAAAAGTGATTAAAACCTGGTCCAGACGTTCAACCATCCTGCCCGAATTTGTGGGCCTGACCTTCGCGGT
It contains:
- the rplB gene encoding 50S ribosomal protein L2 translates to MAIRTCTPTSAGRRFQTFDTFDEITGGTPVRGLIEPLPRTGGRNNNGRITSRHQGGGHKRQYRRIDFKREKIDIPAKVAGIEYDPNRSTRIALLHYVDGEKRYILAPNHLRVGDRVISSVRADIKPGNALPIANIPLGTTIHNIELRPGCGGQMARSAGTYAQLMAKEDKYGQIKLPSGEVRKVLLTCRATIGQCGHLLHERITLGKAGRSRWLGKRPKVRGVAMNPVDHPHGGGEGKSSGGRHPVTPWGVPTKGFKTRKKKASDRLIVKKRKTQ
- the rpsS gene encoding 30S ribosomal protein S19 encodes the protein MARSLKKGPYVDGPLLKKVEESQEAKSRKVIKTWSRRSTILPEFVGLTFAVHNGKKFIPVYVTENMVGHKLGEFSPTRTFYSHSGDKKTAVKGKSK